TGGAAGAATACGTCGTCATCCGCGTCGTCCGTCTCGATGAATCCGTATCCACCGGAGGACTTGAAGAATGCAACCTTACCTTTCGCCATTGCGTGTCGAATGTCGGCAGAGAAGCTGATAAGGGTTCCGCCAATTGACACCAATCCACGTGGTCTCTGCAGGCAGACACTGTGTTAGTCGCGGCGTTCTCGGCCCAGTGAGTGGAATTCCTCGTTCGGCCGCATATCGGCGAACATCGCCATGCGGTTGCTCAGATTGAAGAACGAGGTGACTGCACCGATGTCCCAGACGGCCTCCTCGGAGAACCCCACGTCACGAAGTCGCTGGAGGTCGTCGTCACCGACTTCAACTGGGCGCTCGGTGAGTTTGACGGCGACGCCGAGCATCGTCTTGTGCTTCTCGGAGATATCCGCCGACCGGTAGTTGGCGACGAGTTGGTCCGCGAGCAGTGGGTCTTTCGCGTAAATTCGCAGCAGCGCACCGTGTGCGACGTTGCAGTAGTAACAGTGGTTGACTCCCGAGACGGCGACGATTATCATCTCGACTTCGTGGCGCTCCAAGTCGGTGTCGTCGACGAGGGCGTCGTGATAGTCGAAAAACGCCCGCCAGTGTGACGGTTTGTACGCGAACCCGGCGAAGACGTTCGGGGTGAAGCCTGCTCGTTCTGTCTCGTCTTCGATTCGCTCGCGCAGGTCGTCTGGGAGTTCGTCGAGGTCCGGAACTGGGAACCGTCGCATCGCGTCGTCGTCCATGCGTCGGTGGTCACTCGGACAGACCTTAACGATTCCTCAGATTCGAGAGACGATACAGCCGGTGGCAATCCGCCCGAGTCAGATAGCGACCGAGAGATACGCGGCGGCGGCGACTGCGAACACGCCGACTGCGAACAGGCCGTAGTTGGCGAGTGTGTTGTCTGCAGTCCAGAGGGAGAGCGTGAACTTCCGCGACGAAAGCGGCCAGAGGGGCCGAATTCCCATGGGTGTGAGCACGTCGCCGAGGAGGTGGGCGACGATGGTCAGCGCGCCGACGGCGAACCCGAACGCACCGAGGGTCAGTGCTGTGGTTTCGGTCTGTCCCGCGTTGCTCGCGAGCAAGAAGGCACCGCCGCCGCCGACGGCACCGACGAGTGCGGCAAACAGGAGCGTGTGGGTCGGCCCACGGTGAGAGATACCCGGGATACGAACGTCGTAATCGGGAAGCATCGCCAACCAGCACATCACCGCGCCGGCGACGAACGCGAGTTCGGGAGAGCCTGCTTGCACCAGCGTGAATCCAAGCGGGGCGAACACGAGGAGGGAGACGCCCCAGTGGCCGAGTCGGTACATCTGACTCGTGTTGGTGGCGGTATCGTACATAACCTTTCGGCCCGAAGAGCGTCACCGTGGCCAGAGTGTCAGCCGCTCGGAACAATGGTTAACCGCGATGGCCGCGTCGTGCGCGTTATGAGCCAGCACCTCTCTGGATTCCTTTCGGGACTGTCGGCGGTGGAGGCGACACTCCTCGTGTTACTCATCTCTATCGGTGGTGCATTCGTGATGGAGGCCGTCGTCATCCGCCTCTTGTTGCAGTACACGAAGCGGACAGAGACTGGCCTCGACAACATCATCGTGCAGGAACTCCGGTGGCCCATCGTCGTCACCGTCTCACTGACCGGCATCTACCTCTTTGCGCAAGCCCCGGCAGTCGCGACAGCGCTCGTCGTCGACGAAGCGTTTCTCAACACCTTCTTCGGACTGCCGTCGATTTCCATCGGCATCGTCGTCTGGGCGTGGGGGCTGAACCGTCTCGTCAACCGCATCGTCGAGTCGGTCAAAGACAAAGGGAGTCGATTCGACTTCGCGCCGGTGTTCTCGAACATCTGGACGATCGTCGTCTCCGCGGGGACCATCGCGGCCCTGTTGTACCTCTGGGGCATCGAAATCACTCCACTGTTCGCCGGTGCAGGTATCGCTGGCATCGCCGTCGGGTTCGCCGCGAAGGATACCGTCGCCAACTTCTTCGGCGGAATCGCACTCTACTTCGACGACACGTACAAGATTGGCGACTACGTCGTCCTCGACTCTGGTGAGGCAGGAACGGTAATCAAAGTCGGAATTCGCTCGACGACGCTCCTCACCCGTGACGAACTCCGCGTCACCGTCCCGAACTCTGTGCTCAACGCTGCGAAGATTATCAACGAGTCGGCGCCGAACCGCCGTCGTCGGATGAAGGTCCCCATCGGCGTCGCCTACGGCACCGACGTGGACGAGGTCGAAGAGATACTCGTCGACATCGCCATCGACGAACCGCTCGTCCTCGATTCGCCCCGACCACGCGCTCGACTCCGGCGGTTCGGTGCCGACGCACTGGAGTACGAACTCGTCTGCTGGGTCAACAGTCCACTCAAACGAGGGAAGGCGACGCACAACGTCAACCGCGCCATCTACAAACGGTTGAACGCTGCAGATATCGGAATCCCGTTCCCACAGCGGGAGGTTCACGTCTACACTGCCGAGAAGCGTGAAAAGCCAGCCCAAAAGTCGATGGTCTCAGAGATGACAAACGGCGGGAGTTCGTCGTCGCGAGCAGACGCCGAGTTCGACGCAGAAGACGCCGAAGACGACTCATACGACGACCTCATAGACGACTGAGTGCGAAGCCGACGACGAGTAACCGCCGGGAACGTTAACCCTCGGGCGGCCCTTCGTCAGGTATGCTCCAACTCGGGCCGCTGGACACGCTCATCCAGACGTTCGGGCCCTTCATCATCCCAGTCCTCCTGTTCGCCGCCGGACTCGTGGGATATCTCGTTCTCGTCGCACTCGGGCAGGGCCGGGCGGAGCGGTGACTGACCAGGACCGAACCACTCGGCACCCGAGTGAGACAGCGACGTGTGTCCCTTATTCTTCGACGACGATGGTTCCGGTCATGCCTGCAGCCTCGTGAGGGATGCAGAAGTACGGGTGTTCGCCCGCCGTCTCGAACGTGTGGACGTAGGACTGACCGGACTGGACCGCGCCCTTCTGTTCGTCCCATCCTGCTTCGGCCGCATCCTGTGACTCGAATCCACCAGAGGCCCAGTACGCTGCACCTTCGGGTAGGTCGCTCCCGATAGCGGTCACCGTGTGTGCTTCGCCAGCGGCGTGTTCGAAGGCGACCGTGTCGCCGACGTTCACTGTCAGTTCGTCGGGGTCGAAGGAGACGGCGTTCATCTTCACGACGTGGTCCACGTCTTCGGGGACACCCTCGACGACGTTCGGTCCGCCTGAGTACGAAGTTTCACTGCCTCCGTGGTCGTGGTCGTGCGACGAGTGGTCGATAGGTGCCTTGTCGGGGGAACCGACGACAGCGAACTGTGCGCGAAGCGTCGCGGCGGCGTACGCGTTGGCCGCCGTGTCGGTCTCGGCACCCTCTTCGAGCGCACCCACGTAGGTCGAAAGTGCCTTCTCGAAACCTTCGTAGGCATCGTGGTCGGCTTCTTCGAGCGTCTCGTGGACGCGGGCTCCTTCGAACGTTTCGTAGACACCGCTCATGCGCGCAGATGCAGCGGCCGCGAGGCCTGCGTCTGCGGCGGCGGTTGCCACCACAGCGTACATCGAGTCGATGGCCTTCTGGTTGTACGTCTTGGCCGGGCCGTAGGCGTCGCCGCCTTCTTCGGCCGCAGTTCCGACTCCTTCGAGTGCGCCTTCGAACGACTTGTACAGGTCGTGGTCGGCGTGTTCGAGCGCCTCGTGGTAGCCACCGGCCCCTTCCTCGAAGAAGCCGTACGCCGACTCCACAACAGCCGCGGCGCGGTCGGTCGACCCAAGCTGTGCGAGTCCGGCCGCGTCGAATCCTCGGGCACCGAAGAACGCTGCTTCGGCGGCCGACACTTCGGCGGTCGTTCCGACTGCAGTCTCGAACTCGAAGAGCGCGTCCATCGCACCCTCGGCGTGCGTCACTGCCGACTCGGTGTCGCCTGCCGTCGCGGCGTCGACGAGACCGGCGAGGTGTTCCTCTTCGAAGCGGTGATAGAGGTCTTCAGACTCGTGTTCGATGGCTTCGTGGAGGTTGGCTTCGTTCTCCTCGAACCGTTCGAAGAGGTGCTCGGCGACGGAGGCGGCCCGGTCGGTCGCACCGAGAGAGACGAGTTCACGAGCATCGGCGAGTCGGGCACGGAAGAACGCCGCTTCGAGGATGGTCGCCGCGTCGCCACCGACGAGTGCTGAGACACCGGCGAGCAGGTTCTCGTCGACAGTCACGAGTGCCTCTTCGGTCGCTTCGAGGTCACCAGACTGGGCTGCTTCCTTCAGCGATTCGAGGCCACCTTCGAAGCCTTCGTACGCGTCGTGGTCGGCGTGTTCGAGAGCCTCGTGTGCGCGTGCGCCTTCGAAGTGCGCGTAGATGTCACCGGCAATCGTCGCGGCGAAGTCGGTCTCACCCTGCGCGACGAGCCACGCGACGTCGGCAGCGCGGGCGCGGTAGAGGGTGAGTGCCGACGCGTGGGCGTACTCGTCACCGGGGCCGCCGAGGCCAGCGAGGACTTCGGCGTCGAAGCCAACTGCTTGCATGAGCGCGAGGTGTCCGGCACCGCTGACGGATTTTGGGGCGACTTCGTAACTGGCATCGACCATCGCGGTGGCGGCACTGCGAGCGGATTGGCGAATCGCGCTCGCGTCGCTCGCGTCGGCCGCGCCTTCGATGCCCGCCTCGAACGTCTCGTAGAGTTCGTGCGATGCCTCCTCGATGACTTCGTGTGCGGGCGCGTCTTCGAACGCTTCGTAGATGCTGTGTGCGAGTTCCGCCGCGGCGTCTCCTTCACCGGCGGCCGCGAGCATCTCGACGTCGCGAGCGCGGGCAGCGAAGGAAAACAGTCCCAGTGCATCGACGATTGCGGGGTCGGTGCGTCCGCGCTGGGCAGCGAGAAGGTTGTCGGCCGCTTGCATGGCGAGGTCGGTCCCCTCGTCGGCGTGGCCTTCGGAGAAGGCAGTTGCCGCACCACCGAGGTGTCGTTCGAACGTCTCGTAGTTCTGCTCGTTCGTCGCTTCCAGCTGTTCGTGCGCACTCCACTCGCCAGATGCCTGTTCGAACCGGGCGAACACGTCTTCGGCCACACGACCGGCAGTACCGAGACGGCCGGCCGAGGCGAGTGCAACCGTATCGTACAGTCGCGCACGCATGGCGTTCCACTCGGCCGCGACGGCAACCGTCGCATCGACAGTCACTGACGAGCCGGCTTCGGTTCCCTCCGCAGTCTCCGTCGCTGCCGTCTCGGATTCCGTCGAATCGTTGTTTTGGCTGCTACAACCGGCGAGGCCGGCGGATGCGACCGCGAGCCCCGTCGTCTTCAACAGCGTCCGTCGGGAGTAGTTCATGATTTTAGGCTTGCCTAAACTAATAAAAGGACTTCGATTTTTAGGCCAGCCTAAAACTGTGCCGTGCGTTGAGACTCTCTCCTGTTACTGATTTTTTTGGTCTCCCT
The genomic region above belongs to Haloferax marinisediminis and contains:
- a CDS encoding peroxidase-related enzyme (This protein belongs to a clade of uncharacterized proteins related to peroxidases such as the alkylhydroperoxidase AhpD.); this encodes MDDDAMRRFPVPDLDELPDDLRERIEDETERAGFTPNVFAGFAYKPSHWRAFFDYHDALVDDTDLERHEVEMIIVAVSGVNHCYYCNVAHGALLRIYAKDPLLADQLVANYRSADISEKHKTMLGVAVKLTERPVEVGDDDLQRLRDVGFSEEAVWDIGAVTSFFNLSNRMAMFADMRPNEEFHSLGRERRD
- a CDS encoding metal-dependent hydrolase, translating into MYRLGHWGVSLLVFAPLGFTLVQAGSPELAFVAGAVMCWLAMLPDYDVRIPGISHRGPTHTLLFAALVGAVGGGGAFLLASNAGQTETTALTLGAFGFAVGALTIVAHLLGDVLTPMGIRPLWPLSSRKFTLSLWTADNTLANYGLFAVGVFAVAAAAYLSVAI
- a CDS encoding mechanosensitive ion channel family protein; the protein is MSQHLSGFLSGLSAVEATLLVLLISIGGAFVMEAVVIRLLLQYTKRTETGLDNIIVQELRWPIVVTVSLTGIYLFAQAPAVATALVVDEAFLNTFFGLPSISIGIVVWAWGLNRLVNRIVESVKDKGSRFDFAPVFSNIWTIVVSAGTIAALLYLWGIEITPLFAGAGIAGIAVGFAAKDTVANFFGGIALYFDDTYKIGDYVVLDSGEAGTVIKVGIRSTTLLTRDELRVTVPNSVLNAAKIINESAPNRRRRMKVPIGVAYGTDVDEVEEILVDIAIDEPLVLDSPRPRARLRRFGADALEYELVCWVNSPLKRGKATHNVNRAIYKRLNAADIGIPFPQREVHVYTAEKREKPAQKSMVSEMTNGGSSSSRADAEFDAEDAEDDSYDDLIDD
- a CDS encoding DUF5059 domain-containing protein; the protein is MNYSRRTLLKTTGLAVASAGLAGCSSQNNDSTESETAATETAEGTEAGSSVTVDATVAVAAEWNAMRARLYDTVALASAGRLGTAGRVAEDVFARFEQASGEWSAHEQLEATNEQNYETFERHLGGAATAFSEGHADEGTDLAMQAADNLLAAQRGRTDPAIVDALGLFSFAARARDVEMLAAAGEGDAAAELAHSIYEAFEDAPAHEVIEEASHELYETFEAGIEGAADASDASAIRQSARSAATAMVDASYEVAPKSVSGAGHLALMQAVGFDAEVLAGLGGPGDEYAHASALTLYRARAADVAWLVAQGETDFAATIAGDIYAHFEGARAHEALEHADHDAYEGFEGGLESLKEAAQSGDLEATEEALVTVDENLLAGVSALVGGDAATILEAAFFRARLADARELVSLGATDRAASVAEHLFERFEENEANLHEAIEHESEDLYHRFEEEHLAGLVDAATAGDTESAVTHAEGAMDALFEFETAVGTTAEVSAAEAAFFGARGFDAAGLAQLGSTDRAAAVVESAYGFFEEGAGGYHEALEHADHDLYKSFEGALEGVGTAAEEGGDAYGPAKTYNQKAIDSMYAVVATAAADAGLAAAASARMSGVYETFEGARVHETLEEADHDAYEGFEKALSTYVGALEEGAETDTAANAYAAATLRAQFAVVGSPDKAPIDHSSHDHDHGGSETSYSGGPNVVEGVPEDVDHVVKMNAVSFDPDELTVNVGDTVAFEHAAGEAHTVTAIGSDLPEGAAYWASGGFESQDAAEAGWDEQKGAVQSGQSYVHTFETAGEHPYFCIPHEAAGMTGTIVVEE